The segment TCCCGCATGGGGATTACTTTGAATCGTATCCGAAATCCAGCCTCGATGTACGCGCAAGGTTTAAGATTGCTGAGAACGCTCCGATTGCATTGTTCTTGGGTGCCGTCCGTTATTACAAGAATGTGGATGTATTAATAGATGCGTTTGCTCAAATCCGAAAGACGAAGTTCCCTGAGGCGGTGTTGCTCATTTGCGGGAAGGCGAGCCCTAAGGATTACCAGAATGCGTTGCAGGCTAAAATATCAACACAGGAAGGTGTCTATTTCTTTCCGGAATTTGTTCCGAACGAAGATGTTTATGCCTATTTGAAGAGTGCGGCTTTTTTGGTGACTCCCTATTCTTATCGTTCGGCATTGAATTCTGGGACAGCGCTGATGGCCTGTTCTTATGAGAAAACAGTCGTGACTCCTGATATCGCCAATGTCGTGGATATCCAGAAGCAGTCGGATTGCTTGTATGTTTACCACTATGAGTCAAATGAAGACCATGAAAACGCACTGATTCAGGCGATGGAACATGCGTTTGAAGATTATTATTCCGGGAAGATACGGGAGAAAGAGCTTGCCGCAATGAACTATATGAAAAACAATTCTTGGAGTGCGCATTCCGATGAATGGATTTCCCTCTATAGGGCATAATTAAAAATCAAACGCTTATCATTTGAACAATTTTATATATTAGACGTATGACCAAATACCTTTTTGTTCTGACGAGTTCTCCGAAGGATTTCTTTTGCGAACAGACGCTTGTGGCCATTGCCTCTTTGCGTGTGCATAATCCGGGTGCCTTCGTGACGCTCCTGACCGACGACAAGACCGCAGAAACACTCACTAGAAACCGTGCCGCGCTCAAGGATGCTGTAGACGAACTCAAGGTGCTGACACTTGATGAAAAGTTTACGCCGATGCTTCGCTCCCGTTACCTCAAGACGGTTATGCGCAACGTGGTTGACGGCGACATTCTCTATATGGATTCCGACATCGCGATTGTGGGTGACCTCTCGATTCCCGAAGAATGGAAGGGCGGCATTTACGCAGTGCTCGATTTCCACACGAATCTTTCGAAGGCCATCAACCGCAAGAAGGTCTTGAACAACGCGAAGATGATGGGCTTTTCGCCGATTCTGAACGACGAGATTTTCAATGGGGGAGTGATGTATGCCGCAGATACTCCCGAAGCCCGCAAGTTCTTTGAAACTTGGCACGAACTTTGGCTCTATTGCGTGTCGAAGAATTTCCCTTACGACATGGCGAGCTTAGCCGAGACGAATTTCAAGTTCGGCTATATCACTCAGAAGATGCCTGGCGGCTGGAACTGCCAACTTGCCTACGGCAACCGCTTTTTGCCGACGGCGAAGGTGCTGCACTTCTTTGGCTCGCGCATTGTCGATACTCGTGGTCACAAGGTCCCCGAGAGCATGAACCTCTTCTTGCCGAAAATCCTGCGCAAGGATTTCTACACGAACCTGAAGAACCTCCCGGTGACGGTGAATGCCGACAAGTCCATTCATATCGACGAATACTACGACGACGTGATTGCGCATGCGAAGGAAGCGTTCGAATTCCAGACACGTAAAGTGGGGGCTGCCGGTGCCTATATCATCCGCAGCTATGCCTTCGCGAAATCGCTCGCCTGGATTTATAAGAAGATGCCGGTTCTTCTTTACCCGCTGAGAGTCTTGGGGACTCTTCTCGGGAAGGACAAACGTTAATATTGATGGAGTCATTGTGCGTTTGCTGAAAAATCCCTACCTTGTGATGGCGATTGTCGCCCTGCTGGTGCAGAGCGTGTTGCTGGCGTTTTTCTACAGCCTGCCGGATCCTCTTGGGTTGTCCATGTCCGAAATGTTCGAGGGCAAGACCCTTTGGCAGATTTTCATGGCATTCGGTGCGATTCTCGTGATGGCGGCTTTGTTCGGCTTTGCGCGTGCGCCTCGCGGGCTTGCTGTTTTCTATGCGCTCTATTTCTTTGTGGCGATTGTCGACTACGACGTATTCCGTTTTTCGCACCAACGTCTTTCTTTTTCTTTCTTGCGCACGTATTTCCATATTTCGAACATTACCGATGCCACTACGGTTTCGACGTTGGGTGGCGACTTGCTCGGGACGGTTCTCTGGGTGTCGATGGCTGCGCTCTGCTTTGTAGGAGCGATTGCTTTTATTGTTGTCTATACGCTTCGGTTGCGTAAACTTCGCCGTTCGCACGCCCTCGACAATCGGAAACCGGTGTCCAGAAAAATTCCTTGGATCATGTTCGCGGTTGGCATGGCGTTGTCGCTGACACCGTTGGTGTTGTTCCTTACGGGGGCTCGCGGGTGGATAGAAATTCCGCTGATTCACACGAAGGTGGAAATGCGTTTCACTTTGGGCAAGCATACGCTTACAGCTCCGATACTCCATATAGCGGCTGTGGAAACTTTTGAGTTCATCCACGATAATACTAAAATCACCGATGAACTGGTTGGCGATTTGGACGCCTTCTTGTCTAAGGATTTTGTTGCAGGTCGCAGTAATGCCTTGGAACTTCCCATGTACCGCAGTGCTCCGACGCATGAATACAAGGCGAAAAGGCCTTACAACATCGTGTTCATCATGGGCGAATCGTTCAAGGGGCGTGTTTTCAACAAGATGCTCGACGGTGATACGGCCATTGCCCCTAATATTTTGAAACTGGCAAAAGGCGGTTATTATCCCAAGGATTCTACAGGAGAAATTCTCGGTGGCGGACTTTGGTTCAAGAACGCCTTTAGCGGAGGCTACCCGACAGTGCGCGGCACTATGGCGACCTATATGGGGTTCCCCTCGCATCCGAACCGCGATGTTCCCAGTTTTTATGCGGCAAACAAGTTCAAGGGCTGGCCGGAATTCCTGACAAATTATCAAAAAAAGTACATGACGGTATCGAACCCGATTTTTGACCACACGTTACCCTTTATCGAAAAGTTCTTTGGCAAGAACTGGTTTTTGCCTCAAGAGGTGACGCTTGCTGGCACTGTCGATAGCTTGGGCGTGAACAAGGCACTGGAATTGCTGAATACACAGCCGACGGATAGTTCGTGGCTTCTTGTTTTCAATACGATTTCGTCCCACATTCCTTTCTACAACTATCCGGATAGTTTTGCGGAAAAGCCTGACGATGCCATGGTGCGGTACCGTAATGCGGTTCGCTACACCGACAAACAGCTGGGCCGCTTCTTTGAGGCTCTTTCTGCTCGCCCTGATTTTGATAAAACGGTGGTGTTTGTCTTGGGAGACCACGATACTCCGGTAGATTCGGTGGATTACCTGGTCCCGCAGCCGCTGGGCCTTTCGGCTTCCCAGATTTTTGTCGGGATTTTCTCGGCCGATACGGCTCTCTTTAACGGGCTTACCGTTCGCGAAGATGTGGCCTCGCAGCTAGATCTGGGGCCGACGATTTTTGACCTGGCGCAGGTTCGCGAACCGAACCATTTCTGGGGATACGACTTGCTCACTCAGGAACGCCCCGCGGAACAGCCTTCGGTGTTCTTCTCCCAGAACTCCTACTACCTGGGTTTCCGTGACCACGTGCTTGCGGGTGGCCTTGAAAACGAAGATGTTTACCGAGCCGCATCCGGTGGCGAAAGCCCTTATGCGCTTACGACTGAATCGGCCGACCTTGAATGGAAAAAGAGGGCTGTGGGGGCTGCGAAAGCCGTACGCTCCGTACTCCGCAACGACATCATGATGCCGTAACAGGAACTATCCTTTTACGAACAATCGCCTAAAGAAGTTGATAATGCCGGCGGCTACCCTGTAACGGTATCCACGGCAATCCATAACCATTACGCCCTTGTACATGTTGAATGTATGGAACGCCACTTTCATTGTAGGGTGTGGCGAAGTCTTTCTCCACAGTTCCTTAAATTGAAGCCCTTCCGGGGATTCTTCAATTTGCTGGAAGGATATGCCATGACCATATTCTACATTGCTTTCTTGGGCTGGGCGATATTTCTTTCCCTTGTACTCGAACCAGTCGCCTGCGTTTCTTGCGATTTTCTCAGGAAAGTTATATTCCTTCACTTTGACATACTTTCCTGTTTCATCCATTTCGTAAACGCCCAAGATGGACCCGTTGGGATTGGGAATTTCCGTAGAATAAATCTGTTTTTTGCCAAATAATTCTGTATAGATGGCATCCGTAAGGAGCGCGTCGCTAATCGATTGCCCATTGACCAAGGCAGGTTTTTCCAGATCCAATTCGTATAGCTTTAATCCGCCACCCTTGAAATTTTCGGGATAAACCAGGATTTTGCCATCCCTACGGATAATCGCCGGAAAACTGAGATGCGAATCGAGCTCCAGAATCGTATCCGCTTTGAGTAGCTTGTTGCTGGCCTTGTCGATGGTGAGCATCGCAAGGCGCCCTCGCTTATGAGGATAATAGTATTCTTCGACTAAGACATAGATCTTGTCATCTGTAACATCGAGAATGAAGGGGTCTGCAAACCAGCGGTCTTTGCATTCGTGATTCAACCACTTGATTTTCAAGGGCTCGCCGTTAATGACTCCGTCCAAGGTGTTCTCGACAAAGCCGATATTCCAAACACCTTGCATGATGCTACGGTATAGCTCTATGGGTTTCACGCAACTATTCCTTTTTTAGGATCTTGCCGCACAGGAACATAGAGAAGACAACGCTTGCTAAAAGGAACATGAATATACTCATACAAGCAAGGTCGCCAATACCCTTCAATCCTTTATGTGTCGTAAAGAGGAATCCCACGAAACCCGCAATAGTCGTCAAGGAACTGGCCATCACGTTTCGTGCTGTTGTATCCATCAACCTGCGAAGCGTCATGGTCTTATCGGAATTCCAGGCCGTCACGAGGTGAATCGTGGCGTCAATGCCGATACCCAATGCCATCGGAATCACAATCACGTTGTAAATACTTATCTTGCCGTAGTCAAATGTCCCGTTGAGGAAGCCTAGCAATCCTAAAGTAAGGAGTACTCCCATGCCAAAGGGAATGCAACCCACAAGGAAAATTTTGGGTTTTCGGAACGATATGAGGAGCGTTCCGAAAATAACGAGGATGATTACGATTGCCAAGTTGAAACTGTCTTCTTTCACGGAAGAAATCACATCGGAAAGAATGAACTGCGAGGAGAATGTACGGAGCTTTTCGCCGTCAAAATTCCAGTGCCCGTAGCGTTCCTGGAAACGGTGTAATGCTTTTGCGTCCCAACTGGGGAAATCGCCATAGATAAAGCCGATCTTGCCGTAGGAACCGTCCTTTTCGCGGACAATATCCAGAATCCAACTGGGAAGATCCTCGGGAGCGAAGGTCTTCTCGACCATTGCCAGTTTCCTTAAATTGGCGATGTTGACGGAATCTTCCCCTTCGGCGCGGTCAAATATGCGAGCCTCTACCAAATCGCGAATTTCCTCGATGATTTCGAGACGTGCTTCCTGTGAATCCTTAGGTGGAATGAAACTCTTGAGCGTTATAAAACTGCCCAGCATGGAATCCTTTTCTACGTTGAGACGGTACATCAGCGTATCGTAGAGGCGGTCAAGCTGCGACGTCTTCGAGCCCATGACCGCTGCCGGCGTGGAGGTCTTGGCCTTGTAACTTGCTCGGGTCACTTTTGTGGAAATCTTGTTGTGCTGGACCGTCTTTACCGTGGAAGCGCGACGAAGGTTTTTAAGGTCGTGTTCAAAATCCACCTGCGGGGCAAAGTAGAGGGATATTGCTCCCAGAACAAATCCGACGATGGCGGCTGTTTTGAAGAACTTAAGGATTTTGGCTTCTGTCCAGGCTTTCGGGAAGAAACTGTTGTCCGGAGCCTTGGGAATGCCACCCATGCACTTGATGAATACCGGGAGAACCAAAATGGATGTGAGCATGCTGAAGAAAACACCTGCAGATGCAACGACACCAAATTCATAGAAACCCTTGAAGTGCGCCGCAAGCAAGGTGAGGAACGCGGCGATGGTGGTAAAGCTTGCCAAGATAAACGGTTTTAGCATGCGCTTTTGGGCTTCTTCGAGAACTTCTTCCAAGGATGCTTTTTCGCGCAGTAACTTTTGCGCGGTTCCCAGCATGTGGATGGAGTAGTCAATACCTATCCCCAGGATGATGGATGCGACAAAAACCGTAAACGGATTCAGTTTTCCGTAGAAGAGGGCGGTAAAGGCGAATGTCGGAATGCAGGCGTATAGCACGGAGCCGGTTACAAGAATCGGTCCCTTGATTCCTCTAAAGAAATACGAGGTAAGAAGTATGATCAGAACCAAACTGATGCCAAAGGAGAAAATACTGTCGTTGGCAACTTCGTCAACTTCCTTGAGGCCTTCGTATGTTCCATCCACAGTAAAGCGGGTGGGAACGGCGAAGGTCTTTCCGTTGAAATGCTGAAGGAGGGTGTCCGTACGCGCAAGAATGTGGGTGACGAATTCGTAATCCGTAGACGGCTTGATGAGTTTAGCGTTCACGACACCGTTAAACAATATCTTTCCCGTACTGTCGGGATGCGGGCAACCGATGAGGCGTGATTTCAGGTGGTCCGGTACAGGATCTTTCGGATGCCATTCATCTTTTTGGTCCTGGGCGGAACCAAGCTTGGCCTTTTTAATGAATGAAGCGAACGCGCCAATGGCTTCGTCCGGAAGGCCGAGCTCCTGCGGCAAATTTTCATCAAACCAAATGCGTTCTTTTTTTTCAGTAGTTTCGGCAGGGGCTTCGCCTAACAAGTCCACGACAAGAGGACCATTCTTCCTGCCGATTTCCAACTGAAGGTCTTCCAAATTGTTGCGGATGCGTTCCAAATGGAATATGGGCAGATAAAGAAGGGCGTTGTCCTTGAAAAATTGGTTGTCTTCGTCTTTTTGCGTTGACACGAAATCGCCTTGCCAACGGCTATGGATGTACTGCTCTATGGAATCCTGCATCGCGGCCACAATTTCGGCATCTTCGCTCTGAATGGCAATCGTGAAGCGGTCCGTGCTGCCAAAGCGCTGGTATGATTCTTGCAGAGCAAGGACGCTGGGGGTGTCATCGGGAAGCAAATGAGAAAGATCTGCATCCAGTCGAAGACCGGGTTTAACGAAAATGGGGAATGCGCATAGTACGGCAAGCAGGAAATAGAAAGCCAATGCCTTGAATTGATGCTTACAAATCAGCGGAATGTACCACGCTGAAAATTTTTCTTGCAAGGATTTCTTTGTAGTCATAGGCAAAATATATAAAAAAGTTTGCATGGACTTCCGTTTTTACTAGATTTACATTTATGAAAATCATGATTGTCCTTAACCGAATCGCCCGTGGTGGCGGGGAAAATGTGGCTGTTCAACTTGCCAATCAATTTTCCCGAATGGGACACGAGATTTTTTTCGTAAGCAACAAAGATCGAAACAACATCTCTGATTTTTATCCCATTGAGGAAAAGGTTCATATCTTCCCCTGTTTTCGTCATTTTTTCCCTTTTAAAATTTTTAGCCTTCGGCGTGCCATAAAAAAAGAGAATCCTGACATCATCATCGGGATTATGCCGGATTCTACTTTTTATACCTACTTGGCTGCTTTAGGTCTCCACAAGATAATCATTTCGTCGGACCACAGTTCGTTTGAAAAAAATCCTTATTCTCAAAGGCATCTATTCCCTTACCTCCTCAAATTCTACTTCAATGCCGTTTACGACTGCGTTACCGTTTTGACAAAAACAGACTATAATCTTGTCGTAAAGAAGTTCCGGAAAACAGTGGTGATGCCAAACCCTCTTTCTATGCCGCCAGCAAAAAGCATTTGCCCGAATAAGAAAAAGCGGATTCTTGCTGCCGGGCGACTGAATATTTGGCAATGCAAAGGGTTCGATATACTCATCAGGGCTTGGGCTCGAATCCATGAAAAATATCCTGACTGGGTCGTAGAAATTGCTGGTGAAGGTGAAACTGGACGTGAGTATTTGGAAGGCCTTATTGCCGAAAACCATTTGGAAAATCAAGTTGTTCTTTCGGGATTCCACTTGAATATCAAAGATTTCTTCAGTGACTCCGAAATATTTGTTCTCAGTAGTCGTTATGAAGGATTCGGTATGGTTCTCATCGAAGCCATGTCGCAAGGTGCGGCCTGCATCGCTTGTGATTATAAGGGCCGCCAGAGGGAAATCATCCAGGACGATTCTCAAGGTTTATGCGTAGAATGTGAAAACGAGGAAGCCTTGGCAAATGCCCTTTCGAGAATGATTGACGACGAAAATTACCGTAAGCAAGTCCAAGAAAATGGATGGAAGCGTTCCCAGGACTTCACTCCAGATAAGATTGGAGAGAACTGGATGCGCCTCCTTGAAGAATTGCTGGAGCGCCGGTCACGCACTTAAGATTTAAAGCCCGTGTTCGAGCGAGTAGTCCGAAATTTTGAGCAAAGTGTCGAGGGTCGCAGACAAGCGACCTTCTTCGTTTTGTAATTTCCCGGTGAGCTCGTTTTCTTGGCGCAGGTCGCTGTCGGCAAAGATATGCGTTTCGTCTTGAGAGGGGTACTTCGCGATAAAGCGGTAACCGTCAAGGCCGATGGCTGCATAGCCCGAGTATGCCCCGAGGGAAAGCCCTGCCAGTTCGTGCGGCTCCGGAACGCTTGCGGAATCAGTCGAGTCTGTCGGTGTACTTGCCAAACCGCCCCTTAACAAGTTGTGCCCCATGAAGATATTGGGCACCGCGAAACCGGCAAGTTCAAGCACGGTGGGCGCAATGTCGATCTGCGATGCGGGCGTGGTGTCGCGAACGGCGTCAAGGCCTTTGCCGTGGATAAAGAAGGGTATCCAGGTGATGTTCGAGAATCCGCCGCCGCTTATGGTGGAAACGCCGTTTTCGCCTAGGGGGAATCCGTGGTCGGCCATGATAATCACGTAGGTGTTCTTGTACCATTCCTCGTTTTCGATGGAGTGGATAAAGCGGGCGATTTGCCTGTCGGCGTAACCCATAGTCACGTTGATGCGTTCCTGCAAAGGCAGATTCTTTTGCTCATCGGTCATGCCGGCCGCGAAGTTGAACGGGTAATGGTTGGAGCGTGTCATGAGGGTCGCGAGGAAGGGCTTGCCTTCTTTTGCGAGGGTGTCGCGCACGTATTCGATGGCGTTGTCTATGAAGGTGGAGTCGTCTTCCCGGTTGCGGTTGTAATGCTGTGCCGTGTACCACTTTGCCATCCACACGCCTAGATTATCCCAGGCGGGGTCTGCGGCCGACATATAATGTGTGCTGTAGCCGTTTTCGGTGAGGGTCGAGACAAAACTTGGGATGGTGACGTGCGCGAGGTCGGTGGCCTGTGCAAGGCGGGAATGGTGGGGGATGCCAAGATGTGTCGAAAGGACGCCGCCCGTGGTGGGGACCCCGCTTGTGTGCATGCGCATCCAAACATGGGAATGTGCGGCGAGCGAATCCATGAAGGGCGTTGGGGTGGGCTGGATTTGTGGGTTCATGTAACCCGTATTTCGGCCACGTTGTGATTCCATGAGCACCAGGACGAAGTTCGGTTTCATCTCGCGCTGGGCCTTGAGCTTTTCGCTGTTCAGGAGTCCTGCGTTGGGAATGCGGTAGAGCGGGAGCCCATTGCCTTCCTTCGCGTCGGAGAATGTCCAATCGGAATCGCTCTCAATTTTTTGCCACAGGTTCTGGTAAGCGCTGCGGTACACTCCCAAGTCGGTTTCTGCTAGGCCTTCGACCTTCTTTGCAACAAACAGGTCGTTGTAAACCAGCGATACCACTGGACGGAGCTTTGTCATGCGGGAGTTGCCGGTCCAGATAACGTAAATGAACAGGTACGAGGCGATGTAGAAAATGATCATCGCAATGACGGATTTTTTTACATAGAAGCCTTCGCATGGACGGTACCCCTTGCAAAGCAACCTGTAAATTCCGTAAGTCGCCGGGAGCATCAGTGCGAGCACGACGAATTGCAAATAGGGTACGGAAAGGTCGTTTGCCACGTAATCGTAGAACATGGCGATGGAGGAGGTATCCTTGTATGTGTCGACGAGGCCAAAACTCAGGTGCCCA is part of the uncultured Fibrobacter sp. genome and harbors:
- a CDS encoding glycosyltransferase family 4 protein → MKKESKVRVCFFPELENSTNLFLANLVRLLERTGDYECSGFYDLVKKHLSPYRCDVFHFNWFDQCENFSSFIYRLFVLLRVIVSGKRIVWTVHNIESHEVRAPYNRILRFLLLHYSHVIHVMSEKSFDIPYLRKHLHKVMLIPHGDYFESYPKSSLDVRARFKIAENAPIALFLGAVRYYKNVDVLIDAFAQIRKTKFPEAVLLICGKASPKDYQNALQAKISTQEGVYFFPEFVPNEDVYAYLKSAAFLVTPYSYRSALNSGTALMACSYEKTVVTPDIANVVDIQKQSDCLYVYHYESNEDHENALIQAMEHAFEDYYSGKIREKELAAMNYMKNNSWSAHSDEWISLYRA
- a CDS encoding alkaline phosphatase family protein translates to MKPSILNLLKKTVASLAPFQNLVLISLAAWAMHILLRVMLLFRNNPYGFPFVSKPDWFIFHAVCLDFLWICNALVVFVVVGALLAKIIGGQSNKAARAAIVAKVTTILYATFHAVILPFTLLDNEVQRFLGGHLSFGLVDTYKDTSSIAMFYDYVANDLSVPYLQFVVLALMLPATYGIYRLLCKGYRPCEGFYVKKSVIAMIIFYIASYLFIYVIWTGNSRMTKLRPVVSLVYNDLFVAKKVEGLAETDLGVYRSAYQNLWQKIESDSDWTFSDAKEGNGLPLYRIPNAGLLNSEKLKAQREMKPNFVLVLMESQRGRNTGYMNPQIQPTPTPFMDSLAAHSHVWMRMHTSGVPTTGGVLSTHLGIPHHSRLAQATDLAHVTIPSFVSTLTENGYSTHYMSAADPAWDNLGVWMAKWYTAQHYNRNREDDSTFIDNAIEYVRDTLAKEGKPFLATLMTRSNHYPFNFAAGMTDEQKNLPLQERINVTMGYADRQIARFIHSIENEEWYKNTYVIIMADHGFPLGENGVSTISGGGFSNITWIPFFIHGKGLDAVRDTTPASQIDIAPTVLELAGFAVPNIFMGHNLLRGGLASTPTDSTDSASVPEPHELAGLSLGAYSGYAAIGLDGYRFIAKYPSQDETHIFADSDLRQENELTGKLQNEEGRLSATLDTLLKISDYSLEHGL
- a CDS encoding glycosyltransferase family 4 protein, translated to MKIMIVLNRIARGGGENVAVQLANQFSRMGHEIFFVSNKDRNNISDFYPIEEKVHIFPCFRHFFPFKIFSLRRAIKKENPDIIIGIMPDSTFYTYLAALGLHKIIISSDHSSFEKNPYSQRHLFPYLLKFYFNAVYDCVTVLTKTDYNLVVKKFRKTVVMPNPLSMPPAKSICPNKKKRILAAGRLNIWQCKGFDILIRAWARIHEKYPDWVVEIAGEGETGREYLEGLIAENHLENQVVLSGFHLNIKDFFSDSEIFVLSSRYEGFGMVLIEAMSQGAACIACDYKGRQREIIQDDSQGLCVECENEEALANALSRMIDDENYRKQVQENGWKRSQDFTPDKIGENWMRLLEELLERRSRT
- a CDS encoding MMPL family transporter, yielding MTTKKSLQEKFSAWYIPLICKHQFKALAFYFLLAVLCAFPIFVKPGLRLDADLSHLLPDDTPSVLALQESYQRFGSTDRFTIAIQSEDAEIVAAMQDSIEQYIHSRWQGDFVSTQKDEDNQFFKDNALLYLPIFHLERIRNNLEDLQLEIGRKNGPLVVDLLGEAPAETTEKKERIWFDENLPQELGLPDEAIGAFASFIKKAKLGSAQDQKDEWHPKDPVPDHLKSRLIGCPHPDSTGKILFNGVVNAKLIKPSTDYEFVTHILARTDTLLQHFNGKTFAVPTRFTVDGTYEGLKEVDEVANDSIFSFGISLVLIILLTSYFFRGIKGPILVTGSVLYACIPTFAFTALFYGKLNPFTVFVASIILGIGIDYSIHMLGTAQKLLREKASLEEVLEEAQKRMLKPFILASFTTIAAFLTLLAAHFKGFYEFGVVASAGVFFSMLTSILVLPVFIKCMGGIPKAPDNSFFPKAWTEAKILKFFKTAAIVGFVLGAISLYFAPQVDFEHDLKNLRRASTVKTVQHNKISTKVTRASYKAKTSTPAAVMGSKTSQLDRLYDTLMYRLNVEKDSMLGSFITLKSFIPPKDSQEARLEIIEEIRDLVEARIFDRAEGEDSVNIANLRKLAMVEKTFAPEDLPSWILDIVREKDGSYGKIGFIYGDFPSWDAKALHRFQERYGHWNFDGEKLRTFSSQFILSDVISSVKEDSFNLAIVIILVIFGTLLISFRKPKIFLVGCIPFGMGVLLTLGLLGFLNGTFDYGKISIYNVIVIPMALGIGIDATIHLVTAWNSDKTMTLRRLMDTTARNVMASSLTTIAGFVGFLFTTHKGLKGIGDLACMSIFMFLLASVVFSMFLCGKILKKE
- a CDS encoding sulfatase-like hydrolase/transferase; amino-acid sequence: MRLLKNPYLVMAIVALLVQSVLLAFFYSLPDPLGLSMSEMFEGKTLWQIFMAFGAILVMAALFGFARAPRGLAVFYALYFFVAIVDYDVFRFSHQRLSFSFLRTYFHISNITDATTVSTLGGDLLGTVLWVSMAALCFVGAIAFIVVYTLRLRKLRRSHALDNRKPVSRKIPWIMFAVGMALSLTPLVLFLTGARGWIEIPLIHTKVEMRFTLGKHTLTAPILHIAAVETFEFIHDNTKITDELVGDLDAFLSKDFVAGRSNALELPMYRSAPTHEYKAKRPYNIVFIMGESFKGRVFNKMLDGDTAIAPNILKLAKGGYYPKDSTGEILGGGLWFKNAFSGGYPTVRGTMATYMGFPSHPNRDVPSFYAANKFKGWPEFLTNYQKKYMTVSNPIFDHTLPFIEKFFGKNWFLPQEVTLAGTVDSLGVNKALELLNTQPTDSSWLLVFNTISSHIPFYNYPDSFAEKPDDAMVRYRNAVRYTDKQLGRFFEALSARPDFDKTVVFVLGDHDTPVDSVDYLVPQPLGLSASQIFVGIFSADTALFNGLTVREDVASQLDLGPTIFDLAQVREPNHFWGYDLLTQERPAEQPSVFFSQNSYYLGFRDHVLAGGLENEDVYRAASGGESPYALTTESADLEWKKRAVGAAKAVRSVLRNDIMMP